A part of Kitasatospora acidiphila genomic DNA contains:
- the gap gene encoding type I glyceraldehyde-3-phosphate dehydrogenase, which translates to MTIRVGINGFGRIGRNFFRAVKAQGADIEIIGVNDLTDTKTLAHLLKYDSILGTLNGEVTHTADSITVDGHTFKVLAERDPANLPWGELGVDIVIESTGIFTKAEAAKKHLAAGAKKVIISAPATDEDVTIVMGVNDDKYDPAKHNVISNASCTTNCVAPLAKVLNESFGIVKGLMTTVHAYTNDQVTLDFPHKDLRRARAAALNIIPTSTGAAKATALVLPELKGKLDGTSLRVPVPTGSITDLVVTLERDVTVEEVNAAFQKASEGSLKGILQYTEDPIVSSDIVNSPFSTIFDSLLTMVQGNQVKVFGWYDNEWGYSNRLVNLTTLVGEQL; encoded by the coding sequence CAACGGTTTCGGCCGCATCGGTCGCAACTTCTTCCGCGCGGTCAAGGCTCAGGGCGCGGACATCGAGATCATCGGTGTCAACGATCTGACCGACACCAAGACCCTGGCTCACCTGCTCAAGTACGACTCCATCCTGGGTACCCTCAATGGGGAGGTCACCCACACCGCCGACTCCATCACCGTCGACGGCCACACCTTCAAGGTGCTGGCCGAGCGCGACCCCGCGAACCTCCCCTGGGGCGAGCTGGGCGTGGACATCGTGATCGAGTCGACCGGTATCTTCACCAAGGCAGAGGCGGCGAAGAAGCACCTCGCTGCCGGCGCCAAGAAGGTCATCATCTCCGCCCCGGCGACCGACGAAGACGTCACCATCGTCATGGGTGTCAACGACGACAAGTACGACCCTGCCAAGCACAACGTCATCTCCAACGCCTCCTGCACCACCAACTGCGTGGCGCCGCTGGCCAAGGTGCTGAACGAGAGCTTCGGCATCGTCAAGGGTCTGATGACCACGGTGCACGCCTACACCAACGACCAGGTCACGCTGGACTTCCCGCACAAGGACCTGCGCCGCGCCCGGGCCGCCGCCCTCAACATCATTCCGACCTCCACCGGTGCCGCCAAGGCCACCGCGCTGGTGCTGCCGGAGCTGAAGGGCAAGCTGGACGGCACCTCGCTGCGCGTTCCGGTGCCGACCGGTTCGATCACCGACCTGGTGGTCACCCTGGAGCGGGACGTGACCGTCGAGGAGGTCAACGCGGCCTTCCAGAAGGCCTCCGAGGGCAGCCTCAAGGGCATCCTGCAGTACACCGAGGACCCGATCGTCTCCTCCGACATCGTGAACTCGCCGTTCTCCACCATCTTCGACTCCCTGCTGACCATGGTTCAGGGCAACCAGGTCAAGGTGTTCGGCTGGTACGACAACGAGTGGGGCTACTCGAACCGCCTGGTCAACCTGACCACCCTGGTGGGTGAGCAGCTCTGA